In Gemmatimonadota bacterium, the sequence ACGGCCGCGCTTCCCGCATCCGTTCCCTTTCAACCCGATCAATTGGACCTGACCACGCCGCTGCGGGGATTCCAGGTGGTTGAACCGGTGGTTCTTGTCACGCGATGGTCTTCCGACATGGAAACCAACCGGTCTCCACCCCCATTGCGCACACTCTACTGCACCTACCTCATTTAATACTCCTTTCTCCATAGCGTAACAACAGGCCGTGCGCGTAACCCGCGACGCGTAACCGGTATCGTGTACCTGGACTTTCGGATACGTTGCTGTCCGGCTTCCGGTGCGTCCCGGTCGCAATGCGGTGCGTTTCCGTCGCAATGCGGTGCGGCCGGGCCGGAGTGCGGTACTTCTCGACCGCAATGCGACGCGTCCGGTCCGGAATCTGGCGCGGTATCCCTTCAGGGGCCGCCCATTCGCTCGCCCGGCCGTTTCAACTGGCAACCATTCATCTGTATTTAACCGAGGAACAGGCCCATGTCCGTATTCCCACGATACGCGGGCGTTCTGATCGCATTACTGGCTACGTCTCTCGCCCTGGCTTCCGCCGTTCAGCCGGCCCGGTCGCAGACGCCGCGCCTCGAGGCGCTGGTCGCCGAGGCCCTGGACCGCAGCCCGGCCCTGCAGGCGGCGCGTCAGCGCAGGGCAGCGGCGGAGCACCGTCGGCCGCAGGCAGCATCCTACCCGGACCCGACATTGTCGTACACGCGGTGGCTGTCCGCCCCGGAAACGCGCGTCGGGCCTCAGCGTAACGTGCTGGCCTTCGGTCAGACGATCCCCTATCCGGGCAAACGGAGCCTGCGCGGCGACATGTCCGGAGAAGAGGCGGCGGTCGAAACCGCAGTCATCCAGTCCATCGCCCGCGATATCGCCTATGAAGTAAAGTCCGTCTACTACGATCTCTACCGGGTCGACCGGTCCCTGCGCATCCTCGAGGACTACCTGGTATTGCTGGAGACCTTCACCGCCGCCGCGGAGGAGAAGTACGCCACCGGAAGCGGTTCGCAGGCCGACGTGCTCAAGTCCCACGTGGAAGCGTCGGAGATTGTGAAGCAGCGCATTACGCTGGAAGGCGAGCGCAGCGCCCTCGCGGCCCGGCTCAACGGCGTGCTGAGCCGCCCGTCCGATTCGCCGGTCGATCCGGTGGCGTCCATTGACACCACGAGATACGCGCAGCCCGAGTCCATGGTGGTCGAACAGGCGCTGGCCGTCCGTCAGGAGCTGGATGCGGCCGACGCCCGGATCCGTCGAAACGAACTGGGCGTCCGCCTCGCCCACCTCGCCAGCCGGCCGGATTTCATGGTGCAGGGTTCCTATATCACCGTTCCGAAAATCGGAGACCATCCGGCTTCGGACGCGGGAAAAGACGCATTCGGCGTCATGCTGAGCGTGAATATGCCTGTGTTCAGGAGTCGCACCCGGGCCGAAGTGCAGGAGGCCATGGCGCGGGTGGAAGAAAGCCGGCATGCCAGGCAGCGCATCCGGGATGCCGTCACGGCGGAAGTCGCGGGGGCCTACGGTCAGCTCAGCCATTCCGGGCGGGCCCTCGACGTCTACGAGCAGGGCCTGATCGTCCAGGCGGAAAGCAGCGTGCTGGCGACGCTGGCCGCCTACCA encodes:
- a CDS encoding TolC family protein; this encodes MSVFPRYAGVLIALLATSLALASAVQPARSQTPRLEALVAEALDRSPALQAARQRRAAAEHRRPQAASYPDPTLSYTRWLSAPETRVGPQRNVLAFGQTIPYPGKRSLRGDMSGEEAAVETAVIQSIARDIAYEVKSVYYDLYRVDRSLRILEDYLVLLETFTAAAEEKYATGSGSQADVLKSHVEASEIVKQRITLEGERSALAARLNGVLSRPSDSPVDPVASIDTTRYAQPESMVVEQALAVRQELDAADARIRRNELGVRLAHLASRPDFMVQGSYITVPKIGDHPASDAGKDAFGVMLSVNMPVFRSRTRAEVQEAMARVEESRHARQRIRDAVTAEVAGAYGQLSHSGRALDVYEQGLIVQAESSVLATLAAYQTGQMDFLNLLDAERMVLRTRLGYVAETANYRKYLSQLERAAGGSLP